The Kribbella shirazensis genomic interval CGCCGCGATCGCGTCCTCCGGTTCGCCCTTGCGGACGGCGGTCACCACAGCCTTGTGCTCTCGCAACGCCTTCGTCGCGATGCCGCCACCGTAGTACAGCCGGAACAGGTGCAGGTGGCAGTGTGTCCGCTGGAAGGACAGCCGGGCGGTCTCGTTGCCGGACAGCTCCAGCACCAGGTCGTGGAACCGCTGGTCGTGCGCGGCCATCGCCCGGTAGCTCTCGTACGACGGGCGGTCCGGTACGTCGGTGTAGCTGAGCATCTCGGACTTGAGCCGGGCGAGATCCTCGGCGCCCGCCCGCTCCGCGGCACGCCCGGCCGCCCACGGCTCGATGTGCAGCCGGTACTCGAAGAGGTCCTCGAACTCCTCGCGGGTCAGCCGCGACGACACCCGGTACCCGCGCAGCGGCTCCTTGATCACCAGGCCGTCGGACTCCAGCCGGGCCAGCGACTCCCGGATCGGGGTCTGCGAAATGCCCAGTTCACGGGTCAGCGCGTCGATGTTCAGCCGCGTGCCCGGCTCGACCACGCTGTCCATGATCAGGCCCTTGACCGTCTCGTAGACGTCGTCGCTCAGCACCTGTCGCTGGGGCAGGCGGGTGAGCTGCCCGGCCAGACCCGCATGCGCATCCGTCACCTGTCGCTCCTCCCAGAGGAAGCCATTCTGCCCGACTCGCGGTCCGTCTTGACGCGTCCAGTGTGAAGCGGGAGCATCGGGATGCGCAATATCCTATAGGATCTTGGGAGACAATGGTGAGTACGGCGATCGTCCGGGCCGAGGCGTTCCTGGTCGACCTCGAGGTGGAGACCGTCCGGACGGACGCCGTCCAGGCGTTTCTCAAGCAGGAGACGATCTTCGTCTCGCTGGTCACGGCGGACGGGCTGACCGGGCTCGGCTACTCGTACACGATCGGGACCGGCGGGACCGCCGTACTCGCGCTGTTGCGGGACCACCTGCTGCCGCGCCTGGTCGGGGCGGACGCGCGGAACGTCGAGGCCCTCTGGTCGGACCTGTTCTGGTCCACCCACGCGACGACCGTGGGCGCGATCACCTCACTGGCCCTCGCCGCGGTCGACACCGCGCTGTGGGACCTGCGGTGTCTCAGGGCCGGCGAGCCGTTGTGGCGGTTGGCTGGTGGCTACCGGCAGCGCGTGCCGCTGTACGACACCGAGGGCGGTTGGTTGCATCTGACAACCGACGAGCTCGTCGCGGGGGCGTTGGCGTCGCAGAAGGCCGGCTGGCCGGGCGTGAAGCTCAAGGTCGGCAAGCCCCGCATGCACGAGGATCTCGAGCGCCTGCGCGCCGTCCGGGACGCGGTCGGACCCTCGATGGACATCATGGTCGACGCGAACCAGTCGATGACGTACCCGGAGGCTCGTCGCCGGGCCGCTGCTTTCGAGTCGGTGGACCTGTCGTGGTTCGAGGAGCCGTTGCCGGCCGACGACGTGACCGGGCATGTGCGGCTCGCGGAGTCCACGTCGATCCCGATCGCGGTGGGGGAGTCGTTGTACTCCGTTTCGCAGTTCCGGGAGTACGCCGCCGCGGGCGGGGCCGGCATCGTCCAGGTGGACGTGGCGCGGATCGGCGGGATCACGCCGTGGCTGAAGGTGGCGCATCTGGCGGAGACGTTCAACCTGGAGGTGTGTCCGCACTTCCTGATGGAGTTGCATGTCAGCCTGACGGCGGCCGTACCCAACGGCCGGTACGTCGAACACATCCCGCAGTTGCGCGCGATCACGTCGAGTGAGATGGATATCGTCGACGGGCACGCGGTCGCTCCGGACACACCCGGTCTCGGAATCGACTGGAACCAGGACGCCATCGACGACCGCCGGGTCGGATGAGGAAGGTCTGAGCATGAGCAGAGTCGACGCCCACCACCATGTGTGGGACCTGACCGTCCGCGAACAGAGCTGGATGGCCGGACCCGAGATGGACCCGATCCGGCAGACCTTCACGATCGACGACCTGGCGCCACTGGCCGCCGCTGCCGACATCACGTCGACCGTGGTGGTGCAGACCGTCGGGCTGGTCGAGGAGACGGTCGAGTTCCTGGAGCTTGCTGCCGGCAACGACCTGGTCGCCGGTGTGGTCGGGTGGGTCGACCTGACCGCGGACGACGTCGCCGACCAGCTGGCAGGTCTGCTGGCACGGCCGGACGGCTCGTATCTGAAGGGGATTCGCCACCAGGTCCACGACGAGCCGGACACCGACTGGCTGCTGCGCCCCGACGTACAACGCGGCCTCGCCGCTGTCGCCGACGCCGGCCTCGTCTACGACCTCCTCACCAAGCCACCGAACCTCCCCGCCGCAGTCCAGACCGCCCGCAACCTCCCACAACTGACCTTCGCAGTCGACCACATCTCGAAGCCCGCAATCGGCGAGCCCCTGGACCCGTGGGCCACCCAACTCCGAGAACTGGCAGCCCTCCCCAACGTCACCTGCAAACTCTCCGGCATGGTCACCGAGGCCCCCTGGCACACCTGGAAACCCACAGACCTCCAGCCGTACGCCGATGTGGTCCTGGAAGCCTTCGGCGCGGACCGAGTCATGTTCGGCTCCGACTGGCCCGTCTGCCTCCTCGCCGCCACCTACGCCGAGGTAGCAGAAACCGCCGAAACCCTCACCTCCGCACTGTCCCCAACCGAACGGCACGCCGTCTTCACCACAACCGCAACCCACACCTACAACCTGTAATACCCGGCACATGCTGGGATGGGGCAATGAAGCTTCACGTCGTGGAACGGGGTGCGGGGGAGTTCCAGCAGTCGCTGACGGCGGAGGAGATCGAGGCCGTTTGCCACCGCGCATTCGGAGCGGTGAAGCCACTGGCAGCCGTCGAGCTGGGGTACGGGATGTACAACAGCGTCTACCGGATCGAGCTGGCTGGGCGTCCTGAACCGGTGGTTCTGAGGGTCGCGCCGGAGGACCAGGCGCAGTTCGGGTCAGAGCTGCACCTGATGCGGAACGAGTACGCCAGCCTGCCTTGGTTGGCGGTGATCGCGCCGTTGATGCCCCGAGTGCTGGCTGTGGACTGGTCGCATGACGTCGTGGACCGGGACTGGATGATCCAGAGCTGTCTGCCGGGTATTCCGGCGCCGAAGCAGCTCGGGCAGTATCCGCGGTCCGGGCGTACGACGTTCTTCCGGCAGCTCGGCGCGATCGCCCGAACCGTGCACGACGTACGCGGGCCGTACTTCGGTCGCGTGGCCGGGCCGCCGTACGCCTCCTGGAGCGAGGTCGTGATCGCATCGCTCACACAGATCGCCGAGGACCTGGAGCAGGCGGATCTCGACGCCGCCGACGTACGAAAGGCTGCCGCGCTCGCGGCCGGGGGACGCGCGACGCTGGACGAGGTGCAGGAGCCGCGACTCCTGACGGGTGATCTGTGGACTGTGAACTGCCTGCTGGACGCCGACGCACCTGTGCCGCGGATCTCCGGAGTGCTCGACTTCGACCGGACCGAGTTCGGCGATCCCGCGGCGGACTGGACGATCCGGATGGCGCAGGCGAAGGACGACGAACGGGAGGCCTTCTGGGAGTCGTACGGCGTTCTGGACCGATCACCCGCCGCGACGTGGCGGTCGGCGATCTACGAAGCCCGGCATCTCGCAGCGATCCGCCTCGAGCGCCACCGCCTCGCCAAGCCCGAAGCAGTCCACGAAAGCTACGCCGCGATGGCTGAGGTCCTCGTTGAGCTCACGTGAGTCGGCATGGTCAGGCGCGGCGGCCGGCGCGGGTCGCGAATTGGTCGAGGGCGTTGATCACATCGCGTGCAATCCACGCCCGGTCGCGCTTACCCGTCGAGACCTGCTTCAGGATTGCCATCTCGACGAGTTGATCTACCGCGCGCTGTGCAGCGGGCTGTGAGACGTCGAGATACTGCTGGATGTGCTTGACGGTAACTGCAGGCTGGCTGAGCAGGTGTGGCAGGAGCCGCCGCGCCGCCGACCCCTTCCGCGACGGTAGGGTGTCCTGCCACTCGGCGTAGATCCCGGTGAGGTCGTCGACCAGTCGCCGGCCGTTGCCGACAGCGGTGAACGAGGCACGGCTGAACTGCAAGATGATCGGTGTCGGGTCACCGTCGCGGTACGAGCCCAGCGCGGCGAAGTACGCCTCGGTATCGATGAGCAGACCGGCCGATACCGGGACCGTCAGACGCCGGGTGACGCCGGCTCGACGCAGCATCGCGTGCACCAGTGTCCGGCCGGTGCGCCCGTTTCCGTCGTTGAACGGATGGATGGTCTCGAACTGGGCGTGGGCGATGGAGACCTGGCTGAGGACCGGCATGTCGGTTCGCCGGCAAAAGGTGACCAGGTCCTCCATCAGCGCGGGAACCCGAGCGTGCCTGGGTGGGACGAACGTGGCAGTGTGCGGAGTCGATCCGCCCCCGATCCAAACCTGTTCGTCCCGGAACCGGCCGGGGTGGGCATGGATCTGGCCGTGCATCAGGGCGCGGTGCGCAGCCAGGATCGAGTCAGTACTGAGGTCATCGGCCAGGTCGATCGCCTGCTGCATGGCTTCGACGTTGGCGGCGACCATCCTGGCGTTCTGGCCTGAGGATTCGTTCAGTGTCGCGATCGCCAGTGCTTTCGCCCCGGCGGTGACGCCTTCGATCTGCGAGGAGGAGGCCGACTCGGTGCGTAGCAGGACGACGGCGAGTGGCGCGAGCTCGCCATCGGCTCGCGGGAGCGACGCGGCCAATTCGGCGTCGAAGCGGGAGATCTCGACCAACGCATCCTCGGCTTCCGCGGCAACGTCGGAAGGGATGTCGAAAGCCATGCCCGAGATCGCCGGCGGGACGGAGGCAAGGTACGGCCCTCTGGACGCTTCCCGCTCACGACGGGACATGGGAGTCTCGCGCTCGTTCCAGTCACAGCGCTCCCAAGCGACCGCGAGCTGAGCATCTCCGGGTTGGTTCACGCTGTCCACTGTATAACTTTATGCCAGTAAGGTTATTTAACAGCCTGCTCCGTGACGAACTCGACGCGGACGCCGAGGAGGCGGATGGGGCGGTTGAGGGTGAATTTCTGCAGGATGGTGAGGGCTGTGGTGGCGATGAGTTCAGGGTCCTGGGTGGGTTCGGGGAGTTTGCGGCTCTTGATGGGGGTGTAGAAGTTGATGAAGCGGACCTTCACCGAGACGCGTTGGATGGTGCGGCCTTCGGCGACGACCTCCCGGGTGACGGCGACGGCGATGCGGTGGAGTTCGCGTTCGATGTCGGGGCGTTCGACCAGGTCGGCCGGGAAGGTTTCCTCGTGGCTGCGGGAGACGGGTTCGCGGGGTAGGTCGGTGACCTGGGTGTCGCCGAGGCCGCGGCCGAGGGCGGCGTACCAGGCGCCCATCTTCGGGCCGAAGCGTTTCTTCAGCACGTCCAGGTCGGCGGCGGCGAGTTCGGCGACCGTGGTGATGGCGAGTTCGTCGAGGTTGCGTTCCATGCGGGGGCCGATGCCCCAGAGGTCGCGGACGGGGCGGTGGTCCATGACGGAGCGCCAGTTGTCCGCCGTCAGCCGGTAGATGCCGGCAGCGGGGCCGGCGCCTTCCAAGGGATCGGCGCCTTCGAAGGGCTCGGCGTGGGAGCGTTCGTGCTTGGCGAAGCCCGTGGCGAGCTTGGCGCGGGTCTTGTTGTCGCCGATGCCGACCGAGCAGGTGAGCCCGGTACGGGACTCGACGGCGGCGCGGAGCTCGGCGGCCAGCGCCTCCGGCTCGTCGGTCTCCGCGCCGACGAAGCACTCGTCCCAGCCCCACACCTCCACCACGACCGGGAACGACCGCAGCGTGTCCATCACCTCGGCCGACGCCGCGTCGTACGCCGCGGGATCCGACGGCAGGAAGACGGCGGTAGGACACTTCTTGTACGCCGCCCGCACCGGCATCCCGGAATGTACGCCGTACGCTCGCGCCTCGTACGACGCCGTGGCGACCACCTGCCGTGAGCGGGTCGGGTCACCGGACCCACCCACCACGACAGGCAGCCCTCGCAGCTCAGGCCGGCGCCGGATCTCCACGGCCGCGATGAACTGATCCATGTCCACGTGCAGGACCCACCAGCTCATACGTCACAGGTAACCACATCAACTGGACGCACTGGAGTACGTCAGCAGGCCGCGCCGCCACAACAACCGCACCAGGAGCAGTGCCACCACCGCCAGCCCGAGCCCGGCAAAGACCGGTCCCCACCCGAGATCGCCGGCCAGCGCCTGCACCGGGAACGTCGTCGCGAACGCCACCGGGAACGCGAACGTCAGGAACGTCCGCACCGCGACCGGGAAGAACACCAGCGGGTACCGCCCGGCCTCCATCAGGTTCAGGAACACGAACCCGATCGGATTCACCGACTGCAGCCAGAACGCCAGGAACGACATCGCCGACCACACCGCCGTCAGCAGCACCAACCCGCAGCCGACCAGTACGACGGCCTGCAAGACCTGCGCCAACGACGGCGCGATCCCGGCCTGCACCAGCCCGATCACCAGCACCACGATGCCGCTGGCAACGTTCGTCAGCTCCGCGACGTTGATCCAGCGCAAGGTCAGGTAGAACTGGCTCGACACCGGCCGCAGCAGGACGCCGTCCAGCTCACCCTCGGTGAGGTACGTCGTCATCCGGTTCAGGTTCGGCGCCACGAACGTCGCGATCAGTCCTGTGACGATTTGGAACACGCCGACGAGCGCGATCACCTCCGCCCGCGACCACCCGTGGACCTCGGCCGTGAACCCGAACAGCAGCAACGTCGGCACGATCCCGAGCCCCAGCTGCACCAGCCCGACAAGCAGCGTGGTCAGGAAGTGCGCACGGAAATGCGTCTCCCGGACCACCGCCTGTGCGAAGAACCGCCGCCACAACCGCACGTGCCGCCGCTGCTTGTGCAGCCAGGTCCGGTCCAGCGGCGGCTTGTCCGAAAGGTACGTCGTCATGCGCCCACCGCCGAATACGCGCGGATCCCCGCCGCCCAGACAAGCCGGGCGATCACCGCGAACACCACGACGTACCCGAGCTGGAACCCCAACCCCACAAGCAACTCGCGCCCGGTCAACTGACCCGCGACAATTTCCACCGGGAACGACACGGTGTACCGGAACGGCTGGTTGTCGACGAACCCCTGCGACCACGCCGGCATCAGCGCCAGCGGTACGACGGAACCGGACAGCACACTCGCCACGATCACGCGGGCCTGCACCAGCGCGCTCACGTCGTCCATCCAGAACGCGAGCGACGCG includes:
- a CDS encoding Fic family protein → MNQPGDAQLAVAWERCDWNERETPMSRREREASRGPYLASVPPAISGMAFDIPSDVAAEAEDALVEISRFDAELAASLPRADGELAPLAVVLLRTESASSSQIEGVTAGAKALAIATLNESSGQNARMVAANVEAMQQAIDLADDLSTDSILAAHRALMHGQIHAHPGRFRDEQVWIGGGSTPHTATFVPPRHARVPALMEDLVTFCRRTDMPVLSQVSIAHAQFETIHPFNDGNGRTGRTLVHAMLRRAGVTRRLTVPVSAGLLIDTEAYFAALGSYRDGDPTPIILQFSRASFTAVGNGRRLVDDLTGIYAEWQDTLPSRKGSAARRLLPHLLSQPAVTVKHIQQYLDVSQPAAQRAVDQLVEMAILKQVSTGKRDRAWIARDVINALDQFATRAGRRA
- a CDS encoding FCD domain-containing protein; this encodes MTDAHAGLAGQLTRLPQRQVLSDDVYETVKGLIMDSVVEPGTRLNIDALTRELGISQTPIRESLARLESDGLVIKEPLRGYRVSSRLTREEFEDLFEYRLHIEPWAAGRAAERAGAEDLARLKSEMLSYTDVPDRPSYESYRAMAAHDQRFHDLVLELSGNETARLSFQRTHCHLHLFRLYYGGGIATKALREHKAVVTAVRKGEPEDAIAAMRSHIEASRERLRPMFDAANKD
- a CDS encoding DNA polymerase IV; this encodes MSWWVLHVDMDQFIAAVEIRRRPELRGLPVVVGGSGDPTRSRQVVATASYEARAYGVHSGMPVRAAYKKCPTAVFLPSDPAAYDAASAEVMDTLRSFPVVVEVWGWDECFVGAETDEPEALAAELRAAVESRTGLTCSVGIGDNKTRAKLATGFAKHERSHAEPFEGADPLEGAGPAAGIYRLTADNWRSVMDHRPVRDLWGIGPRMERNLDELAITTVAELAAADLDVLKKRFGPKMGAWYAALGRGLGDTQVTDLPREPVSRSHEETFPADLVERPDIERELHRIAVAVTREVVAEGRTIQRVSVKVRFINFYTPIKSRKLPEPTQDPELIATTALTILQKFTLNRPIRLLGVRVEFVTEQAVK
- a CDS encoding ABC transporter permease encodes the protein MTTYLSDKPPLDRTWLHKQRRHVRLWRRFFAQAVVRETHFRAHFLTTLLVGLVQLGLGIVPTLLLFGFTAEVHGWSRAEVIALVGVFQIVTGLIATFVAPNLNRMTTYLTEGELDGVLLRPVSSQFYLTLRWINVAELTNVASGIVVLVIGLVQAGIAPSLAQVLQAVVLVGCGLVLLTAVWSAMSFLAFWLQSVNPIGFVFLNLMEAGRYPLVFFPVAVRTFLTFAFPVAFATTFPVQALAGDLGWGPVFAGLGLAVVALLLVRLLWRRGLLTYSSASS
- a CDS encoding phosphotransferase family protein produces the protein MKLHVVERGAGEFQQSLTAEEIEAVCHRAFGAVKPLAAVELGYGMYNSVYRIELAGRPEPVVLRVAPEDQAQFGSELHLMRNEYASLPWLAVIAPLMPRVLAVDWSHDVVDRDWMIQSCLPGIPAPKQLGQYPRSGRTTFFRQLGAIARTVHDVRGPYFGRVAGPPYASWSEVVIASLTQIAEDLEQADLDAADVRKAAALAAGGRATLDEVQEPRLLTGDLWTVNCLLDADAPVPRISGVLDFDRTEFGDPAADWTIRMAQAKDDEREAFWESYGVLDRSPAATWRSAIYEARHLAAIRLERHRLAKPEAVHESYAAMAEVLVELT
- a CDS encoding mandelate racemase/muconate lactonizing enzyme family protein codes for the protein MSTAIVRAEAFLVDLEVETVRTDAVQAFLKQETIFVSLVTADGLTGLGYSYTIGTGGTAVLALLRDHLLPRLVGADARNVEALWSDLFWSTHATTVGAITSLALAAVDTALWDLRCLRAGEPLWRLAGGYRQRVPLYDTEGGWLHLTTDELVAGALASQKAGWPGVKLKVGKPRMHEDLERLRAVRDAVGPSMDIMVDANQSMTYPEARRRAAAFESVDLSWFEEPLPADDVTGHVRLAESTSIPIAVGESLYSVSQFREYAAAGGAGIVQVDVARIGGITPWLKVAHLAETFNLEVCPHFLMELHVSLTAAVPNGRYVEHIPQLRAITSSEMDIVDGHAVAPDTPGLGIDWNQDAIDDRRVG
- a CDS encoding amidohydrolase family protein — protein: MSRVDAHHHVWDLTVREQSWMAGPEMDPIRQTFTIDDLAPLAAAADITSTVVVQTVGLVEETVEFLELAAGNDLVAGVVGWVDLTADDVADQLAGLLARPDGSYLKGIRHQVHDEPDTDWLLRPDVQRGLAAVADAGLVYDLLTKPPNLPAAVQTARNLPQLTFAVDHISKPAIGEPLDPWATQLRELAALPNVTCKLSGMVTEAPWHTWKPTDLQPYADVVLEAFGADRVMFGSDWPVCLLAATYAEVAETAETLTSALSPTERHAVFTTTATHTYNL